In Triticum aestivum cultivar Chinese Spring chromosome 5B, IWGSC CS RefSeq v2.1, whole genome shotgun sequence, the following proteins share a genomic window:
- the LOC123111123 gene encoding uncharacterized protein isoform X1, whose amino-acid sequence MAAVCEICGDVGYGHLLLSCDHCKCAMHQYCLAKVLFDGSLVERWFCDECLPKRGEVTYEGFLQKAPKHARSGCVVRRASTISVRSTREAGPCRNHKSKSEKSKSKSRRKKCSSSKNSMLRKHKQKGSDMQPMGNKTITRDCNAPNISCDSEKELHSCEVMTIETSKAGKAENQQIDHGHCVHTLNNDCVANCLPATVKQINLQNPLDEFEPPLGDARQLNPSKDSDCLSPGNVEIENLKGHVTPVVARGNQSVPNISCDSGEALHSSEVMTIETSKADKEDNQQIDHGHGVHALNNDCVANCLPARVKQINLQNPLDEFEPPLGDARQLDPSKDSDCLSPGNVEIENPKGHVTPVIARGNQSVPSTLLDRVDSGSFPGTNLKEIVLLEDSDTSAELFYTVENCVKDNQGKQIQLIILDDDEEEAADVQSEDYNHRSLECDGSLSKRRIGMEDCVKQAVQTGDLNGQNLNAVHLDILIPESCEITQPVKKRRRNIEANEDNKDEEVLIGTSNRKCALDNASKLTSETLVATDPVFGSRMAFDSEFANQQSSMYSQPTDEPIWSGILKINNEVYISLTAHLSTTACGFVREFSRSLQPVVKVIKLPRLEAWPESWRTSRPTDGDIALYFFPPSASPNEESDGPVEEIIDSGAVLQAVIGVAELLIFPSTMLPAQYHLCQGKRYLWGMFKRREDESDSDHLVEEQDGSACAKVGEIQEHIFMDRQYEVQCVSPDHETSAVKHVVHVENQLLVEQNCGGQETAMSATMGLHSPGNNSSSAEPNPPKARSNCFTQPRADSKPDVPEEVDHQDEQKLHQAIS is encoded by the exons ATACTGTCTGGCCAAGGTTCTTTTTGATGGATCATTAGTAGAACGCTGGTTCTGTGATGAATGCCTGCCAAAGCGTGGTGAAGTTACTTATGAGGGATTTTTGCAGAAGGCGCCAAAACATGCTCGTTCTGGTTGTGTAGTACGCCGGGCAAGTACCATAAGTGTGAGGTCAACAAGGGAAGCAGGGCCATGTAGAAACCATAAGAGTAAGTCAGAGAAGTCTAAAAGTAAATCTCGAAGAAAGAAATGTTCGTCAAGCAAGAATTCTATGCTAAGGAAGCACAAACAAAAGGGGTCTGATATGCAACCAATGGGTAATAAGACCATTACACGAGATTGCAATGCTCCCAATATTTCTTGTGATAGTGAGAAGGAACTTCATTCCTGTGAAGTCATGACCATTGAAACATCCAAGGCCGGCAAAGCGGAGAATCAGCAGATTGACCATGGACATTGTGTTCATACATTAAACAATGATTGTGTTGCAAATTGCTTGCCAGCAACGGTAAAACAAATCAATCTCCAAAACCCATTGGATGAATTTGAACCTCCTCTAGGTGATGCAAGGCAATTGAACCCCTCAAAGGACAGTGACTGCCTGTCGCCAGGGAACGTTGAAATTGAAAATCTAAAGGGTCATGTTACACCAGTCGTAGCACGGGGAAATCAGAGTGTACCCAATATTTCTTGTGATAGTGGAGAGGCACTTCATTCCTCTGAAGTCATGACCATTGAAACATCCAAGGCCGACAAAGAGGATAATCAGCAGATTGACCATGGACATGGTGTTCATGCATTAAACAATGATTGTGTTGCAAATTGCTTGCCAGCAAGGGTAAAACAAATCAATCTCCAAAACCCATTGGATGAATTTGAACCTCCTCTAGGTGATGCAAGGCAATTGGACCCCTCAAAGGACAGTGACTGCCTGTCGCCAGGGAATGTTGAAATTGAAAATCCAAAGGGTCATGTTACACCAGTCATAGCACGGGGAAATCAGAGTGTACCATCAACACTACTGGATCGGGTGGATTCAGGTTCCTTCCCAGGAACCAATTTGAAAGAAATCGTTCTTCTGGAGGACAGTGATACATCAGCGGAACTTTTTTATACTGTGGAGAATTGTGTTAAGGACAATCAAGGGAAGCAAATACAGCTCATTATACTggacgatgatgaagaagaggctGCGGATGTGCAGTCAGAAGATTACAATCATCGGTCGCTTGAGTGTGATGGATCACTGAGCAAGCGTAGAATAGGCATGGAAGATTGTGTCAAACAAGCTGTACAGACTGGTGATTTGAATGGTCAAAATCTCAATGCTGTACACCTAGATATTTTGATTCCTGAATCTTGTGAGATTACTCAGCCTGTGAAGAAACGGAGGAGAAATATAGAGGCGAATGAAGATAACAAAGATGAAGAGGTTTTAATAGGTACCAGTAATCGTAAATGTGCTCTTGATAATGCTTCAAAGTTGACATCAGAAACTTTAGTTGCAACGGATCCTGTTTTCGGATCCAGGATGGCATTTGATTCAGAGTTTGCCAATCAGCAATCTTCTATGTACTCACAACCCACTGATGAACCTATCTGGAG TGGAATACTTAAGATAAACAACGAAGTATATATCTCGTTGACTGCACACCTGTCGACCACAGCTTGTGGGTTTGTGCGGGAATTCTCAAGGTCGTTGCAACCAGTAGTTAAAGTAATCAAGCTCCCTCGGTTGGAAGCCTGGCCAGAGAGTTGGAGGACATCAAGGCCTACTGATGGCGACATTGCATTGTATTTCTTTCCGCCCAGTGCGAG CCCAAATGAAGAATCGGATGGGCCAGTGGAGGAAATCATTGATAGTGGTGCTGTCTTACAAGCTGTTATTGGTGTCGCTGAGCTGCTAATCTTCCCCTCCACAATGTTGCCAGCGCAATATCATT TGTGCCAGGGCAAACGCTACCTGTGGGGGATGTTCAAGCGTAGGGAAGATGAGTCCGACAGTGATCATCTAGTTGAAGAACAAGATGGTTCAGCATGTGCCAAAGTAGGGGAGATACAAGAACACATTTTTATGGACCGGCAATATGAAGTACAATGTGTTTCACCAGATCATGAAACTTCGGCTGTGAAGCATGTCGTGCATGTTGAGAATCAATTGCTGGTGGAGCAGAACTGTGGAGGGCAAGAGACGGCGATGAGTGCTACGATGGGCCTTCACTCACCTGGCAACAATTCGTCATCTGCAGAGCCGAACCCACCAAAGGCTAGATCAAACTGTTTCACACAGCCAAGAGCTGACAGTAAACCAGATGTGCCTGAAGAAGTGGACCACCAAGATGAGCAAAAACTTCACCAAGCCATCAGCTGA
- the LOC123111123 gene encoding uncharacterized protein isoform X2, with the protein MLRKHKQKGSDMQPMGNKTITRDCNAPNISCDSEKELHSCEVMTIETSKAGKAENQQIDHGHCVHTLNNDCVANCLPATVKQINLQNPLDEFEPPLGDARQLNPSKDSDCLSPGNVEIENLKGHVTPVVARGNQSVPNISCDSGEALHSSEVMTIETSKADKEDNQQIDHGHGVHALNNDCVANCLPARVKQINLQNPLDEFEPPLGDARQLDPSKDSDCLSPGNVEIENPKGHVTPVIARGNQSVPSTLLDRVDSGSFPGTNLKEIVLLEDSDTSAELFYTVENCVKDNQGKQIQLIILDDDEEEAADVQSEDYNHRSLECDGSLSKRRIGMEDCVKQAVQTGDLNGQNLNAVHLDILIPESCEITQPVKKRRRNIEANEDNKDEEVLIGTSNRKCALDNASKLTSETLVATDPVFGSRMAFDSEFANQQSSMYSQPTDEPIWSGILKINNEVYISLTAHLSTTACGFVREFSRSLQPVVKVIKLPRLEAWPESWRTSRPTDGDIALYFFPPSASPNEESDGPVEEIIDSGAVLQAVIGVAELLIFPSTMLPAQYHLCQGKRYLWGMFKRREDESDSDHLVEEQDGSACAKVGEIQEHIFMDRQYEVQCVSPDHETSAVKHVVHVENQLLVEQNCGGQETAMSATMGLHSPGNNSSSAEPNPPKARSNCFTQPRADSKPDVPEEVDHQDEQKLHQAIS; encoded by the exons ATGCTAAGGAAGCACAAACAAAAGGGGTCTGATATGCAACCAATGGGTAATAAGACCATTACACGAGATTGCAATGCTCCCAATATTTCTTGTGATAGTGAGAAGGAACTTCATTCCTGTGAAGTCATGACCATTGAAACATCCAAGGCCGGCAAAGCGGAGAATCAGCAGATTGACCATGGACATTGTGTTCATACATTAAACAATGATTGTGTTGCAAATTGCTTGCCAGCAACGGTAAAACAAATCAATCTCCAAAACCCATTGGATGAATTTGAACCTCCTCTAGGTGATGCAAGGCAATTGAACCCCTCAAAGGACAGTGACTGCCTGTCGCCAGGGAACGTTGAAATTGAAAATCTAAAGGGTCATGTTACACCAGTCGTAGCACGGGGAAATCAGAGTGTACCCAATATTTCTTGTGATAGTGGAGAGGCACTTCATTCCTCTGAAGTCATGACCATTGAAACATCCAAGGCCGACAAAGAGGATAATCAGCAGATTGACCATGGACATGGTGTTCATGCATTAAACAATGATTGTGTTGCAAATTGCTTGCCAGCAAGGGTAAAACAAATCAATCTCCAAAACCCATTGGATGAATTTGAACCTCCTCTAGGTGATGCAAGGCAATTGGACCCCTCAAAGGACAGTGACTGCCTGTCGCCAGGGAATGTTGAAATTGAAAATCCAAAGGGTCATGTTACACCAGTCATAGCACGGGGAAATCAGAGTGTACCATCAACACTACTGGATCGGGTGGATTCAGGTTCCTTCCCAGGAACCAATTTGAAAGAAATCGTTCTTCTGGAGGACAGTGATACATCAGCGGAACTTTTTTATACTGTGGAGAATTGTGTTAAGGACAATCAAGGGAAGCAAATACAGCTCATTATACTggacgatgatgaagaagaggctGCGGATGTGCAGTCAGAAGATTACAATCATCGGTCGCTTGAGTGTGATGGATCACTGAGCAAGCGTAGAATAGGCATGGAAGATTGTGTCAAACAAGCTGTACAGACTGGTGATTTGAATGGTCAAAATCTCAATGCTGTACACCTAGATATTTTGATTCCTGAATCTTGTGAGATTACTCAGCCTGTGAAGAAACGGAGGAGAAATATAGAGGCGAATGAAGATAACAAAGATGAAGAGGTTTTAATAGGTACCAGTAATCGTAAATGTGCTCTTGATAATGCTTCAAAGTTGACATCAGAAACTTTAGTTGCAACGGATCCTGTTTTCGGATCCAGGATGGCATTTGATTCAGAGTTTGCCAATCAGCAATCTTCTATGTACTCACAACCCACTGATGAACCTATCTGGAG TGGAATACTTAAGATAAACAACGAAGTATATATCTCGTTGACTGCACACCTGTCGACCACAGCTTGTGGGTTTGTGCGGGAATTCTCAAGGTCGTTGCAACCAGTAGTTAAAGTAATCAAGCTCCCTCGGTTGGAAGCCTGGCCAGAGAGTTGGAGGACATCAAGGCCTACTGATGGCGACATTGCATTGTATTTCTTTCCGCCCAGTGCGAG CCCAAATGAAGAATCGGATGGGCCAGTGGAGGAAATCATTGATAGTGGTGCTGTCTTACAAGCTGTTATTGGTGTCGCTGAGCTGCTAATCTTCCCCTCCACAATGTTGCCAGCGCAATATCATT TGTGCCAGGGCAAACGCTACCTGTGGGGGATGTTCAAGCGTAGGGAAGATGAGTCCGACAGTGATCATCTAGTTGAAGAACAAGATGGTTCAGCATGTGCCAAAGTAGGGGAGATACAAGAACACATTTTTATGGACCGGCAATATGAAGTACAATGTGTTTCACCAGATCATGAAACTTCGGCTGTGAAGCATGTCGTGCATGTTGAGAATCAATTGCTGGTGGAGCAGAACTGTGGAGGGCAAGAGACGGCGATGAGTGCTACGATGGGCCTTCACTCACCTGGCAACAATTCGTCATCTGCAGAGCCGAACCCACCAAAGGCTAGATCAAACTGTTTCACACAGCCAAGAGCTGACAGTAAACCAGATGTGCCTGAAGAAGTGGACCACCAAGATGAGCAAAAACTTCACCAAGCCATCAGCTGA
- the LOC123111124 gene encoding transcription factor LHW: MAVGEALRRLCEEVGWSYAVFWKAIGAADPVHLVWEDGYCGHASCPTGSEASEVGCESGGTVCALVRKVMASQVHIVGEGTIGRAAFTGSHQWIIHDTTNDHRLRSEVAAEMNHQFRAGIQTIAIIPVLPRGVLQLGSTSVVMENTTYVLQYKKLCSQLNNRSSMVASTSAKNDSSQKVQSRSSHGLLSVYPTDGCSKAFSGSPATYEQCYIPDATAVSSSASVNIGRKASLLKVAQRNGEAIRDHSLYAPDVRFRRQTPYCDRRVESTTQSSVVNSDFLSSTSTSAEKHPLLMNDGQLGMGNMEEASDTRNLLLKSLAFRNLPPSHGGGEVLDFLNSHGNFDFLPEGNSIVKSNLYDCSASQLLDQRCNSTSGMIGHKPAISYKTPQSAQFIMKMGSPKRDSCHAVAAPSTGSEVQTSSEFKTDFSQDNQVDISDRVCQNRKAKEVNDSSFAVRIQGLKNMDRQKLPDISSERSSSLRVDPTAGNDLFDIFGAEFPHLCRNVDGDSTWNTAKPASSGKDALESSVYLDTSPVFGALEDEFPFSGIFSLTDSDQLLDAVISSVNPGGKQISGDSASCRTSLTDMPSSSYCGSKVMKQHESSGAPPLLVKDELAVSNFVKQPSFLEKTEDCCLSQNNGMHKSQLRLWIESGHNMKCESVSASNSKGHDTPNKANRKRSRPGESSKPRPKDRQLIQDRIKELRELVPNGAKCSIDALLEKTIKHMVFLQSVTKHADNLKDSNESKILSGDNGPLWKDYFEGGATWAFNVGSQSMTCPIIVEDLDRPRQMLVEMICDDRGIFLEIADFIKGLGLTILRGVMEARKNKIWARFTVEANRDVTRMEIFLSLVRLLEPSCDGSGSGENQENGKMPLGIAQHQIIPATGHLR; the protein is encoded by the exons ATGGCGGTGGGGGAGGCGCTGCGGCGGCTCTGCGAGGAGGTCGGGTGGTCTTACGCCGTCTTCTGGAAGGCCATCGGCGCTGCTGACCCCGT GCATCTAGTGTGGGAGGATGGCTACTGTGGCCACGCATCTTGTCCAACTGGATCTGAGGCTTCTGAGGTTGGCTGTGAATCAGGTGGCACTGTGTGCGCCCTAGTTAGGAAGGTTATGGCATCGCAGGTTCATATTGTTGGAGAAGG TACCATCGGCCGTGCTGCTTTTACTGGGAGTCATCAGTGGATTATCCATGATACTACCAATGATCACAGGCTCAGATCCGAG GTTGCTGCGGAGATGAATCATCAGTTCAGAGCTGGCATTCAG ACTATTGCAATAATTCCTGTGTTACCACGTGGTGTACTACAGCTAGGCTCTACTAGTGTG GTTATGGAAAATACAACTTATGTGCTTCAGTATAAGAAGCTGTGTTCTCAGTTAAACAATCGATCAAGTATGGTTGCATCTACTTCAGCTAAAAATGATTCTAGCCAGAAGGTCCAATCACGCTCTTCACATGGTCTTCTGAGTGTCTACCCTACAGATGGTTGCTCAAAAGCCTTCAGTGGTTCTCCAGCGACTTATGAACAGTGCTATATTCCTGATGCGACAGCAGTCTCAAGTAGTGCATCAGTAAACATAGGAAGAAAAGCTTCCTTGCTTAAGGTGGCACAGAGAAATGGTGAAGCTATCAGAGACCACAGTTTATATGCTCCTGATGTGAGGTTCAGACGACAAACTCCTTACTGTGACAGGAGAGTTGAAAGCACCACACAAAGCAGTGTGGTTAACTCAGATTTTCTCTCTTCTACCTCAACATCAGCAGAAAAGCATCCACTGTTGATGAATGATGGACAATTGGGAATGGGAAACATGGAAGAGGCGTCTGATACCAGAAATCTTCTGCTAAAATCTCTTGCATTCCGGAACCTGCCTCCATCGCATGGAGGGGGTGAGGTGTTAGATTTTCTAAACAGTCATGGAAACTTTGATTTTCTTCCTGAAGGTAATAGCATAGTCAAGTCTAACTTGTATGACTGCTCAGCAAGTCAACTATTAGACCAAAGATGTAACTCTACTTCTGGGATGATAGGGCACAAACCGGCTATTTCATATAAAACCCCCCAATCTGCTCAATTCATTATGAAAATGGGGAGTCCCAAAAGAGACTCATGTCATGCTGTTGCAGCTCCATCCACTGGCTCTGAAGTTCAAACTTCTAGTGAATTTAAAACAGACTTTTCTCAAGATAATCAAGTGGATATTTCGGATCGTGTTTGCCAAAACAGAAAGGCTAAAGAAGTAAATGACTCCAGTTTTGCTGTAAGAATACAAGGTTTGAAGAATATGGATCGGCAGAAGCTCCCAGACATTTCAAGTGAGCGATCTTCCTCACTTCGTGTGGATCCAACTGCAGGAAATGATTTGTTTGATATATTTGGTGCTGAATTTCCTCATCTGTGCCGCAATGTGGATGGCGACTCGACCTGGAACACTGCAAAACCAGCTAGCTCAGGAAAAGATGCACTTGAATCCTCAGTTTATCTCGATACCTCTCCAGTCTTTGGTGCACTGGAAGATGAGTTCCCCTTTTCTGGAATCTTCTCACTAACTGATAGTGACCAATTATTGGACGCAGTTATCTCCAGTGTCAATCCTGGTGGCAAGCAGATCTCTGGTGACAGTGCGTCTTGCAGGACTTCATTGACAGACATGCCTAGCAGCTCTTATTGTGGCTCAAAAGTGATGAAGCAACATGAATCATCTGGTGCTCCTCCTTTGCTAGTCAAGGATGAGTTGGCTGTATCAAATTTTGTTAAACAACCAAGTTTCCTAGAGAAGACCGAGGATTGTTGTCTTTCCCAAAACAATGGAATGCACAAATCTCAGTTACGCCTTTGGATCGAGAGTGGACATAACATGAAGTGTGAAAGCGTGTCAGCCTCAAACAGCAAAGGTCATGATACACCAAACAAGGCAAATCGAAAGAGATCTCGACCAGGAGAGAGTTCTAAGCCCCGGCCAAAAGACCGTCAGCTTATTCAGGATCGTATAAAGGAGCTCCGGGAACTTGTACCTAATGGTGCAAAG TGTAGCATTGATGCTTTACTGGAAAAGACCATCAAGCACATGGTTTTCTTGCAGAGTGTGACAAAGCATGCTGACAATCTCAAAGATTCTAATGAATCTAAG ATACTTAGCGGTGACAATGGTCCTCTTTGGAAAGACTACTTTGAGGGTGGTGCAACATGGGCCTTCAACGTCGGCAGCCAATCTATGACATGCCCAATCATAGTTGAGGATCTCGACCGGCCTCGTCAGATGCTTGTGGAG ATGATTTGTGATGACAGAGGTATCTTCCTGGAAATAGCCGACTTTATCAAAGGTCTTGGACTAACCATCTTGAGGGGTGTGATGGAAGCACGCAAAAATAAAATCTGGGCACGATTCACTGTTGAG GCCAACAGGGACGTGACTAGAATGGAGATTTTCCTCTCACTTGTGCGCTTGTTGGAACCCAGTTGTGATGGCAGTGGATCAGGAGAGAATCAAGAAAATGGAAAAATGCCTCTTGGGATTGCGCAGCACCAGATTATCCCAGCGACAGGCCACCTTAGATGA